The following coding sequences are from one Thamnophis elegans isolate rThaEle1 chromosome 5, rThaEle1.pri, whole genome shotgun sequence window:
- the RPE65 gene encoding retinoid isomerohydrolase: MLNQSPLTFLTSCRFEHPAGGYKKLFETAEELSSPITAHVTGKVPVWLKGSLLRCGPGLFEVGSEPFYHLFDGQALLHKFDFKEGHVTYYRRFVRTDAYVRAMTEKRIVITEFGTYAYPDPCKNIFSRFFSYFQGVEITDNALVNVYPVGDDFYACTETNFITKINTENLETIKKVDISKYVTVNGVTAHPHIENDGTVYNIGNCFGKNLSFAYNIVRIPPLQADKKDPMTKCEVVVQFPCSDRFKPSYVHSFGLTPNYIVFVETPVKINLFKFLSSWSLWGTNYMDCFESNEKMGVWMHVADKKKGEYLNIKYRTSPFNLFHHINTYEDNGFLVVDLCTWKGYEFVYNYLYLANLRENWEEVKKNAQKAPQPEVRRYVLPLNIEKADTGKNLITLPNTTATAILHSDDTIWLDPEVIFSGPRQAFEFPQINYAKYSGKPYTYAYGLGLNHFVPDRLCKMNVKTKETWVWQEPDTYPSEPIFVPHPEAIEEDDGIILSIVISPGCGPKPAYLLILSAKNLSEVARAQVDINIPVTFHGLFKKA, translated from the exons ATGCTGAATCAATCACCTTTGACTTTCTTAACATCTTGCAGATTTGAGCATCCAGCTGGTGGATACAAGAAGCTTTTTGAGACTGCAGAAGAACTGTCTTCACCAATAACTGCTCATGTTACAG GTAAGGTTCCAGTTTGGCTTAAAGGCAGTCTGCTCAGATGTGGGCCTGGTTTATTTGAAGTTGGATCAGAACCGTTTTATCATTTGTTTGATGGCCAAGCACTTCTTCACAAGTTTGACTTCAAGGAAGGCCACGTGACTTATTACAGGAG GTTTGTTCGAACTGATGCCTATGTTAGAGCAATGACTGAGAAGAGAATAGTAATCACAGAATTTGGAACTTATGCTTACCCAGATCCatgcaaaaatatattttccag ATTTTTTTCATACTTCCAAGGTGTGGAGATCACTGACAATGCCCTGGTGAATGTGTATCCTGTAGGAGACGATTTTTATGCCTGTACTGAGACAAACTTCATAACAAAAATCAACACAGAAAATCTGGAAACAATTAAAAAG GTGGATATCAGCAAATATGTTACAGTCAACGGGGTCACAGCACACCCTCATATTGAAAATGATGGAACAGTTTATAACATTGGGAACTGCTTTGGAAAAAATTTATCCTTTGCCTATAATATCGTAAGGATACCTCCCCTTCAAGCAG ATAAGAAAGATCCAATGACAAAATGTGAAGTGGTGGTTCAGTTTCCCTGCAGTGACAGATTCAAGCCATCTTATGTGCACAG TTTTGGGCTAACTCCGAATTACATCGTGTTTGTGGAAACTCCAGTGAAAATTAATTTGTTCAAGTTTCTTTCTTCCTGGAGTCTTTGGGGAACCAACTACATGGACTGTTTTGAGTCAAATGAAAAGATGggg gtaTGGATGCATGTTGCTGACAAGAAAAAAGGGGAGTACCTCAACATCAAATACAGAACTTCACCTTTTAATCTTTTCCATCATATTAATACTTACGAGGATAATGGATTTCTTGTCGTGGATTTATGTACATGGAAAGG GTATGAATTTGTTTACAATTACTTATACTTAGCCAATTTACGAGAAAATTGGGAAGAAGTAAAGAAAAATGCACAAAAAGCTCCTCAACCTGAAGTTCGACGGTATGTCCTTCCCTTAAATATTGAGAAG GCTGATACAGGAAAAAATCTAATCACATTACCTAatacaacagcaacagcaattcTGCACAGTGATGATACCATATGGCTGGATCCAGAAGTTATTTTTTCAGGACCACGACAAG CTTTTGAATTTCCACAAATAAACTATGCAAAATATTCTGGGAAAccttatacatatgcatatggtCTTGGACTGAATCATTTTGTTCCAGACAGA ctttgcAAAATGAATGTTAAAACTAAAGAGACTTGGGTTTGGCAAGAACCAGATACATATCCCTCTGAACCAATCTTTGTTCCTCACCCAGAAGCTATAGAAGAGGATGATG GTATTATCCTGAGCATAGTCATCAGCCCTGGCTGTGGACCAAAGCCTGCCTACCTCTTGATCCTGAGTGCAAAGAATCTGAGTGAGGTTGCCAGGGCACAAGTGGACATAAATATCCCAGTTACTTTCCATGGACTCTTCAAAAAAGCATGA